The genome window gttccttaagaaatgggacatgaaaaccctagtggggcttttaatgggacactgctccttaaactaccatatggaaaagattggcgTGGTAGTTTCGGCTATgtacagccaatgtgaggaggaggaggagacggtcctgcattttttatgcagctgcccggccccctcagatctcagacgaagacaccttggcatggttttcttcaatgaagagaaTGTTCTctgattcgctaaagcctgcgaacgccttaggcgggaagccattgaataggcgatttacaaggatagtacaatgggcccaacaatggcctgagtgctcggagttgCGTACATTGTCTCCGTGGGTATCCAACTAGACTCCGTATTGGGTGATGATTAACAAAATCAAACCTCAGCAGAACAATAGGGCGTTTACCACAGAGAGTCAAATAAAAGTTCTTGGTCTTCTTTAAACCTCACAAATACCTGTCGGCACACTAAATATGGGTACCCTCACAGGTACGACAAAGGAAAATGCAAGAACACTTGGGAAAATGCGTATCTGTTTGTACTATACAGAAAATTGGGTAGTGTGGCGAACAGCGACATAGCCCGTGGATTTGGTTaaaatagctataaacttctctactttgaaataattaagatttgccttttctttcctctagtaatatttattagctttgcaaataccgatatttcggaaagcaTCAGTTCCTTCATCATAGAAGTGTCAGACTTGTggcactgataaagggaacaagtggttcccgaaatatcggtatttgcaaggttaatagatataaatataatattaggTGGTCAGAGGGTAATATAAGttctagggcgaaacgtggattggtacccacgatggagcataaaacctgtgaaacgcctgctgaaccagcaccaatagctctactaccaaacgctATCGATACCTTCACGTGATAagcgctgggagctctttcttaacgaaaagcggcagatggagaagaatgaaggcgagtctcccgcgcctaaaacagGAAAAATTGTGTCACCTgggcctccaggttgggggttgggtagggctgataaccctacacggaaaacagaaGTCAGGTTTTAATAGAATTAATGAGCTTAACATAACTACGCTTCGCGATCACCGTACATTTGATGTAACACCTTTATAAAGTACGAGAGGTCCGTCTTGTCGGAAAGTTACTGAATTTATCCACTGATCAGCCTCTACACGAACTTATGCAATTTATTGGCATTTTGTCTAGTAATTAATGTTAGAGTTATATGTTGAAGTTTCGAGAAATGTTTCATTGTTTGTTTTGGAGATTCTACGCTGCCTTCGACCAGCGCGTGTTCTCACAGGACCTTAACAGAGCTCTTGATTGAACTATAGCAAACCAAGTCACATTCACGAAAACATTCCAGCAGAAAACAAGGGGACTACTGCTGTAGTTCGATAGGACAACTGTATTCCTTACCAGGAAAATCGATAAAAAAGAATTTCACGGAAGATAAAGCAAACTAGAGATCTATTACCGGCGATAATGGGATGAAATCCGCTCCTTCTTCCTTTTCAgcgttttttaagattttgaaaaatactaGATAATAGTAAATACTCCCTTATCACTGGACAAGGTGACTGAAATGTTGCTTTTGTCGCAAAGCCGCAGACACTACGTATTCTTTCTGTGTCGCTATATGTGAGTAGCACCCGGTAAATGATAAcctctgttactcaaaagctcccaaTCATTCGTCAACAGTTTTCCGCATGGGAATaccctggcctgatactatttcaaacaaagaacttcgtCTTCGCACACGCCCGTTACCTGTGGACGAGCAGATCACAAGACGGAAGGGGCATTGGATAGATTatacattaaggaagggcgacaatcCCATTGTTAGCTACGCCcggcagtggaacccactctcctaAGATAACTGACGAGTGGGTCATCCCAAGAGGACAAGGAGTGCATTACGCCCCATTACGCAGTGAATAACAGCTAAATACATATTGAAATAAGCATAAGTCCCTTTATGTCTGGGTTATACTGAAAAAAAAAGTGGCTAGGAATTGTGCCGAACCAATACAGGCCTTAAACGATTTATTGACGACCTGAGATTCTATTCCTACTTCAACatggaaatatttatggaagtcCACGAAACGACAGTGTATGGCCGTAATGTACCACCGGTTGTCTGGTACCACGGGAACCGGGATGCCTCTCTGAGCGCATATGTTCCAGGATAGTTGCTGGAGGATATGatttcggcccggttatttgcggtaggagcAGGAGTTTTATAGcggttgtgcccatatcgcgggcagagcccCTTGTTGGTGCAAACGTTAAGTTGCGCTATACAACTCGCCACACCTCCTAGTTGGTATGGAGGTGTTAGATAGCCCTCGAATCAACTGGTGTGAATGCAGAGCTTGCActtatagggcctacaaataagttctgtcggttttttctttaaatttgaagctttattgtgaaaaattggttatacattcattgttcaaagtattgcccatcgctagccacaactttcttccatctttcagacaattcatagataccatcgcgccaaaaattggcctgtttggccgctatccactcatcgacccattttttgagttcgtcgtaattggagaagtgctggtcagccaagccatgctgcatcgaccggaacaaatggtaatcagaaggagcaatgtctggagagtgcagcgggtggggtaggactttcCATTTCAAcacggcatgatcttctcaccatgaatattcgctttggccgtccatgatgaggcatggccggggtatccccacgttgcccgacgcttgagattatcgtaatggatccacttctcatcgccagtaactattcgatgcagaaaacccttcctttcttgtcgttggatcagatgttcgcacgtgaaaaaacggcgttcgacgtctcttggcttcagttcatacgcaacccaacttccgacctttcggatcatttccgttgcttttaaacggttggaaatggcttgctgagtgagtccaagtgtttttccaagttcttcttgcgtttgcgaagGATCTTgctcgagcaatgcctctaattcttcatcttcaaaaattgttggccgtccggcgcgctcttcgtcttccaagtcaaaattgccacttttaaaccgtccaaaccacctctgacacgttcgttcggatagagcatggtcaccataaacttccaccaaaatgcgatgactttcagttgcttttttcttcatattgaaataatgaagtagaactccccacaagaacacattatttggtacaaaattggccattttcgttgatgaaaaaagtattgttgtttacacttcaattaaataatttatactgacgtttgtgcctattgacagtagctttccgatgaatgtttggaaatgtggatcaatggaataaaaaacaagctacgccatctattgtgaaaaccgacagaacttatttataGACCTAATAGTATAAACCAGTATCGCTGTGCTACTCATGACGAGGTACCGATTATGATCAATCAGTCTCCTAAGACCAGGACCCAGGACCTTCACGGCCGTAATTAAAGTCAGAGAAGAGTCTCCTAAGTATTAATTGTAAACTATGTCCTTTAAGGAAATAATAGAAATAAACCTTGCTTCTTTGGGGCTAAACAGTTCTTTTAGATTTTCTTActttgaaatttgatttttttagctCATCCCCCGCAAGGGTGAACAACGTCATATTTTCTAGGGGACTCGTTACGTTTTAATTTGAGGAGAGTGAAacataatttcaaataataaaacaGCTCTCTTTATTTCGCATATCATAGCtaacaataaataattttacaCTTTTTACACTAACATTTGACTAGTAAtctaattactataattttactaACATTGTTATGAGTTCACAAAATTTCATAGTTAACTTTTAAATGATTCTAAACAAAATGGAACTGGAACTATAGTCGAAAAGCATGTTTAACGTATAACACTTAATCTCTCACGTTCCAATATTTTGAGAGTCCACTCGTTTTGTGAATACTTTCCTCAGGTAAGTCTTAGCCTAGCTAAAGAGGTTCATAATACTTGCATTCATAGTTGCACAATAATTTCTCTTATTATTAATTTACACAATAAAATTATGATAATTATTTGCTCTGAAATTCGACTTATTCAATAAAGTATCACTTCACTATCATCATAAACTCTGCAATGAAATAATGAACatggaatggaaaaatattgCCGACTTGAAGCCGATATGCATTATCCACTTAACTACATTAACTAGAAATAAAAAGCCATAAGTAAACCTTTCCTTCCGGCATTCCCTTAGCCATAAGTGGGTTGGGAATCCGTCAGGGATTGTGACATCTGGTCTGATAGATGTTGGCAAGACAAGCGATGTTTGTTCAAAGTGCAATAATCCAGAGATAGTCGGAATGTTCGTGAAGAGACATTTCAGATGTTTGGCGCCCATCAAAGATGagaaaatataatgaaaaaaaaatcctgttGTTGTTGTCCCTTACACACACTCCTTTATTCATATAGCTGTGCTTTGAATCAATCACTAAAAACTAAAGTCATCCTGTATCGGCGTAAGAAAATATTGACAGcatgtcctctgtcctatggAAATCCAGAATAGTAATTGGGGCTGAAGGGATACATGGTAGTCATACTCACCATTATTTAATTAGCGTTCGGCCTTGATGGGAGTGGCGGTGGGACTCCACTTCTGTTGGGTATTGGTGGAGGCCCAGCCCGGCGAGCTGGTAACGGTGGCGGGGTGCTCATTTTCGGTCTGGATTTAATGTCAGCCCCCTGGGAACCTTGTCCGCTCGGTTGCTCGGTAACAGTTGGCGGTAATGGTGGTGGAGGATGTTTTGGTTCGGGATATTCAATATCATCCTGAATTTCCTCATATATAGCTCCCGAGTCAACTTCTTCCTGCTGCTTAGGCGGTGTAACAGATTTTGTTGGCGAGGGTGTCTGTGACGCAGAAGAACCTTTACGTTCACTAGGTGGTTGCTGAAACTGTGTCATGGGTGTTGTGGGCGGAGAGGGTTTCAGTGGTCGCATCATTTCCGGGACAATACTTATTACCCCTGCATGCGGGACGTGTTTGGGAGAAGCTTTCGGTGATTTGGGCAGTGGAGGACGCGTGGGTGGACGTGCTGGTGGTGCTTTTGGCCGCTGCGGAACTTCCGGTATCCCAACACGATTGCATTCACTTAGATCGGCATTGCACAAAGGAATTGTATTGGATGTACAGATGGATATCTCCTTCTCAACTAACGCAAgccaattttcagttttcaatttgaatgaaAGATGAAGCCCACAAATCTGAGCGTATTTTTTTCTTGCGGCATTCAGAGCTGATTGGCCGTCTCTGAAAGTGATCCACATCGTGTCTTCAACATAACGTACAAGCGTAACTTCCCCGATTTGCGACAATTCCTGAATCAAAGTACTCATTACGTTTTCATCGTAAATAGTAGGACCTTCTTCATTGTCGCAATCAGGGTTGCTATCGTGGTTCACATGGATGACAATCGTGGCGTCCGGTGGACCAAGATCTTGTATAACAGCCTTAAAAACACCTTGTCTGAGATCATTATCGATTTCAAGTATGTCAACATCAATGATTGCTATCACTGGTCGATGATCGCTTTGCTTTAACTCGGATCTGATGGAAATGTCTATGTGAATAAAAGGGCAAATTAGGCAAAAAAATAACTCACCTGCCATAATGAACCAGAACACCGGGATTCCAATCACTTGCCAAATCGGATTCAGCAAGCGGTTTTCGTCTTCTCCACAGAATCCGGTCAGTCCAGGCAGGAGCGCGTAACTTTTCGCTTGTATCATAGTCATCACTAAACAAGTCATATTTGTACGTTGGCGCAAAAGTGATTTCTCCTTccaaaaaatcattgaaaacaTTTCCTGCTTCCTGTTCTTTTCTGAGCTGATCGCATTGGAGTACAGCCTCAAGTTGTCCGTCCTTAACTAGTTGCTTCAACTCTTCTTTGTCCATATCAATTCTGTAATTGAAATCTCCACACCAAAACACATAGTCATGCGATTTCAATGTCCTTCCCATTGGAAATGCTACTTTCCTTGTGATCTCAGCATAGTCAGCGTTCCGTTCACTCACTTGCGATTGGCCTGCAGCGAAATGAGCACAAACGAAACAGATCGACGTTCCATGCAAAACAAATCGAATCGCACATGCCCCCTTGTTTCCAGTCGCTCCACCCAGACCAGTCTTAACACAATCAACTGCTACATCGCGCACATATGGAGCGTGTTCTGGTCGAACGAAGACGTACAAGCAAACGCCAACCAACTGTTGATAAGTTAGCAAGCAATAATTGCAATCTCTTGATATGGTGCGCTGTAGTTCTTCAGCCCAAGCCTTCGCATTCTCGCTACTTGCAGCCATTATATTGCTTGCATTCAGATCAACGATTTCTTGAAACCCGATCGCATATATATCCACTGGTGTTATCGATTCATCTTCTGGATGACTAACATCAACCAGGGACTTCGACTGGGCAATTGCACGGGAATCCAACAGCCAGTCGCTCAGCGAATCCTTATAGACCACACTTCGGAAGTGCTTGCCTCCATTTACATTATACGTGCCAACAGCAACGCGGATTTCCTTGCACTTCACATATTCGTTGTAGCGTTTGCACATTTCCCGAAGCACCGTTGTCGGAGCATGGAGCATATTCGATGGTAGTAAAATCCTCGCGCGATCCGCTAACTCCGAGTTCAACGTGGACCCCACTAGAAAAACGTCAATTGCTTCTTGTTTCGAGTTATCCAACAGATTATTCTGAATGGTTCTTGCGGCCGACCTCGCCCCGTCCATTAGTTTAGAGCTACCTTGAATAGCGCCGGTACCAGCATAGATTTTACTGACTTCGTTTCCATTGTTAACCCACATCTGACGGAAAATTTCTTCAAACCGTGACATGGTCTGCTTCTTATCACCTAATCCtaacaataaaatttgttcATTCAACATATCCAATCCGAGATAGGTTTGTACGCAATTCGTTCGGTCCAAACAGTCCAGGCAGTTTGTCCTAATGGTACCGCATTGTTCTCTCAGGACGAGATCTCCAGTTGCATGAAATACTCCAAAATTTATTCCGGCTGCATCTATTCTAGCTTTCAATTTGGACAAAGCTGCAATGTTTCCGCCTCGGCATTCCTGGTGATAGTCGAATACGATATGAGGAATGTGGCGATGGTTGGACTCATTATGATGCTTTTGAAATTCATTACTGAGCATAGCCTCCCCCTCTTTGCTTCCAACTAGGCTTGTCCCTAACAAATTGATGATGGCTTGTTGTCCGTACCGATTTCGCATCATGGTCATATGGCGATCAAATGCTGCCGCTGACGAATCAAATCCTCGGGAAAGCTTTACTTTGTGCGAACCAACTTGCACGCCCGGCTGCTCCCAAAATAGAGGCACCGATCCACGTGTTTGAACATAACTAGTCACGTCGTTGTCCAGATAAATAACTTGTTCTGTTTCTACAAAATTAGCAACATGGCCCTCGTCATTTGTGCCTCGAACATTGAACCTTGTACCGGCACGTTCGCAGCTCAATCGAGAAATAATTGCAGCCCGTGCCTGTTTGCTTCCAATATATACGGTTCGGATTTCAATTGAGCCGCACATAGCCTTGAGTAACCAAAAGTCACAATCGATACCGAAACGAAGCATGTGGATGTGCAGCATCCTATTCCAGAAGAAGCGATTATCGGTGCtttccgttttgcgccttcgtTGGGCGCACAATGTTATATCAAATTTGAGTGAGGGATTGGAAGCTTGGCAGTAAGAGAAATAGAACGTACCCGAGTTTAGCAGTTTACGAACTTCAGAAATTCTATCTTCATTTGGTGCTTGAAACTGTAATGAGACGAATTGCGTTTGAGTGAttctaaatatttcaatatcGCCTATTTTTCCGATCGATACGCATCCAGTCACCAGGACTAGGAATAAAACTGTACTCTCGCCAGCATTTAGTTGTAACACGCCTAGACATCCATACGCGTCGCAAACTTTTGTATATTGTTTCCTAATAATTTCCGTCTCTTGTGAAGATAACGAAGCGACCGCCTGTGATTCGAACAAGATACTTTCGGATTTGTTTCGGTGCTCGAGGAGAACACTATGCGGGCTAGGAGGTTGTGATTTCTCCAATACCCGAATTCCTTTTGACATTGCCATGATGGTCTTTGAGTTTTTCCTTGGAGTTGTTTATTGTAGATGAGAACTTTCCACGTCTTCCTTGTGTTGAAGTTTCGTTTCTCATTCAATTAAGCATTAGCGCATCTGCAAAGAAAGCATACGAAAACAATCAATACTGATGAAAATCGGATTCAAAAGAGAGAAAGACGAATTAATTAAATCAGGACGACGAAGTTAGTCGTTTCAGTTACGAACGTTTGCGATAGAGATCCAAGCACTCCTTTTAATAGAGTTCGCCTCTACCTCTCGACTCATATCTGAGTGGGGTACAAGGACTTATGTCCTACACTATAATTATTTCGAAAAGACGTCCTCTATGAAGTCCGAGCTAGAGGGAAATGCGAATCTTTGGTGATTTTGAACTCTGAACGAGGTTATCATTGAAAGGACTTGGCGTAAGTAATCGTGTTTCCTTATTCGATggaatgcacttttctcagtggTTAAGCTAGAGGAGGAGAGAACAGCGCGATGCACCCAGCCTCCCTTGCAATCTTTTGTTACACACTTTACATACAATGAACTCCTACAGAAAAAACTCCCCGAGATTGATCATTACACTCGAATCTTCACCCTCATTCATTTTCACTCACAGGATGATAACTAAACCAAAAATATCTAATTTGGGGCCAAGATAAAatagaccctgcttaagatggaacgatggcgtaggccaggatgccagacagcttttagggatatcgaattggtggacctcggcgcaaaaccgggatgtctggagtttcttattaaggcaggcctagaccggatagcggct of Hermetia illucens chromosome 4, iHerIll2.2.curated.20191125, whole genome shotgun sequence contains these proteins:
- the LOC119654338 gene encoding synaptojanin-1; amino-acid sequence: MAMSKGIRVLEKSQPPSPHSVLLEHRNKSESILFESQAVASLSSQETEIIRKQYTKVCDAYGCLGVLQLNAGESTVLFLVLVTGCVSIGKIGDIEIFRITQTQFVSLQFQAPNEDRISEVRKLLNSGTFYFSYCQASNPSLKFDITLCAQRRRKTESTDNRFFWNRMLHIHMLRFGIDCDFWLLKAMCGSIEIRTVYIGSKQARAAIISRLSCERAGTRFNVRGTNDEGHVANFVETEQVIYLDNDVTSYVQTRGSVPLFWEQPGVQVGSHKVKLSRGFDSSAAAFDRHMTMMRNRYGQQAIINLLGTSLVGSKEGEAMLSNEFQKHHNESNHRHIPHIVFDYHQECRGGNIAALSKLKARIDAAGINFGVFHATGDLVLREQCGTIRTNCLDCLDRTNCVQTYLGLDMLNEQILLLGLGDKKQTMSRFEEIFRQMWVNNGNEVSKIYAGTGAIQGSSKLMDGARSAARTIQNNLLDNSKQEAIDVFLVGSTLNSELADRARILLPSNMLHAPTTVLREMCKRYNEYVKCKEIRVAVGTYNVNGGKHFRSVVYKDSLSDWLLDSRAIAQSKSLVDVSHPEDESITPVDIYAIGFQEIVDLNASNIMAASSENAKAWAEELQRTISRDCNYCLLTYQQLVGVCLYVFVRPEHAPYVRDVAVDCVKTGLGGATGNKGACAIRFVLHGTSICFVCAHFAAGQSQVSERNADYAEITRKVAFPMGRTLKSHDYVFWCGDFNYRIDMDKEELKQLVKDGQLEAVLQCDQLRKEQEAGNVFNDFLEGEITFAPTYKYDLFSDDYDTSEKLRAPAWTDRILWRRRKPLAESDLASDWNPGVLVHYGRSELKQSDHRPVIAIIDVDILEIDNDLRQGVFKAVIQDLGPPDATIVIHVNHDSNPDCDNEEGPTIYDENVMSTLIQELSQIGEVTLVRYVEDTMWITFRDGQSALNAARKKYAQICGLHLSFKLKTENWLALVEKEISICTSNTIPLCNADLSECNRVGIPEVPQRPKAPPARPPTRPPLPKSPKASPKHVPHAGVISIVPEMMRPLKPSPPTTPMTQFQQPPSERKGSSASQTPSPTKSVTPPKQQEEVDSGAIYEEIQDDIEYPEPKHPPPPLPPTVTEQPSGQGSQGADIKSRPKMSTPPPLPARRAGPPPIPNRSGVPPPLPSRPNAN